The following is a genomic window from Nymphaea colorata isolate Beijing-Zhang1983 chromosome 3, ASM883128v2, whole genome shotgun sequence.
TCACGAATACACAGCCAAAACAGGATCCCACCATGAAAGACGGGACATGAATCAGAAACAGTACGGCAGACATTGGTTTCATTTGACATAGCCCATGCACCAGTTTGGGACGAGTAAATCTGGAACTTAACGTCATGGCAAGACTCGTATGAAGCTTCCCATTTTGAAACAAGGGCTTGGACGAGAACCACTTTGTAGTTGAAGGAGGGGGTGCTTATGCAAGGGTCAAACGCCAAACCAACGCTGGTCTCTGTGGAGAACCTGCTGGGCGACTCGGGATCCATGGGTGTTTCTTCTTGAATGGGTGGCGGAAGGGTGAAGAAGTCCATGTTGATGGGGTTCAGTATAGAAACGGAGCTCGAGAGGCCGTCATAGTTCCAGCAGCACAGAAGGCCGTTGCAGGAAGCAACGAGGTCGGCACCCTTCTGCTGCAGGAAGCCCTGCAATGAACTGGGGATGCCTGCTGATGAAGCGTTCCACAGGAAGGATCTTGAGGATTTGGAATAGATCGAGGCAAAGAACTCTTGTTTTGCTGTGCAGGAGTGGCGAGCCTGCTCGGATGTGAAGTGCAGGTCTGAGATTATGGAATTCCACTGCTTGCATATGATCTTGTATTGCAGAAGCAATTTTGCCGGGAAGCGTGATAGTATGTTTCTGTAGATGTCCTCGTTGAATGGGCAACCTTCTTCCATCGTGTAGATCATCTGAGATGCAAAAGAGATGATCAGTAAATGGATCTTGATTGAAAAACCAAGTGTAACAGTTAGCAAAATAATTCCAAGTTCAAAATCGTTCACCAACACATGCAGCTATTGAATGGTACTGGGAACCAGGGATGTACTACAGTACCACTTGACCCCGCCATTAATGGCGAGGAGAGGAAGTCAGCtttaacttcttctttttttaatatttgaagactttttaaatatacaaatacTTTATTTCTCAAAGCAAATTCTTTAATAGTTTTTGGCGTctagaaagtgagagagagagggagggagagatctTGTCGCGTGGATAAGAGTCCGAGTGGACCAGTGATTTAGTAGAAGAGAAGATAACTGGCCGGGTTAATTTTAGCTTGTCAAGTTCGAGTCCAGTTTTGGGCCAAGGGCCCGATTCGTTGATTTGTCAACAAAGTAACTACAAAGACATGGAAGTGCGCAGGAAGATTCACAAGGAAATTTTCccaaaagagacaaaaaaaattatgttagcGGGGAAACAGAGGTGACGATGACTAAAACGTAGCGAAGTTGACCACGGCGCAGGAGATGATCTGACGTCAAATTCTTCTCAGAGTAAACATGCACGAGAACTGCGgactatatgtatgtatataaagtGAATTCGGCCAGCCGCCCAGAACACAGCGTCCGATCgatcttgatatatatatatatatataaaagggtCCTGACCTGCTTACGCTCCTAAAACAGAAAATCTGCAAATATGGTATGCGTTCTTAATGCCTAGACTGGCATCCTGCGTTCATCTCGAAGGCGTTATTTTTcggcaaaatgaaaaaaagttcgCAGTTTATTTAAGAGAAAATGGATATCTTTGGCTAAGGATGGAGAGGGCTGATTCACATGCAACCTG
Proteins encoded in this region:
- the LOC116250981 gene encoding F-box protein At5g49610-like, giving the protein MIYTMEEGCPFNEDIYRNILSRFPAKLLLQYKIICKQWNSIISDLHFTSEQARHSCTAKQEFFASIYSKSSRSFLWNASSAGIPSSLQGFLQQKGADLVASCNGLLCCWNYDGLSSSVSILNPINMDFFTLPPPIQEETPMDPESPSRFSTETSVGLAFDPCISTPSFNYKVVLVQALVSKWEASYESCHDVKFQIYSSQTGAWAMSNETNVCRTVSDSCPVFHGGILFWLCIREHILAFDVEKEESWLMKFPSGNVEEKIMNSNSPPCWDDEWLGASEGSLYFVRTGITRLNIWTAESCRPDAKWLMKYSVCLQTVVDNHFYLLNSIVKKPTNCSDEMVCLRKNSHLKLHEMDTKLFHPLCYCGDGIVLLRAADSILSYNVKTKKLNERLNSPNMNFVCVYPYSSSLMSMKLFQGH